CTTTTAAAACAATTAATGTTGATCGAGTTAGTATATGGTTATTTGATTTTGATAAAACAAAAATCATTTGTCAGGATTGTTATAATGGTAAAAGCCATGATCAAGGTTTAATTTTGGAAGCAGCAAAATATCCTCGATATTTTGAGGCCATGAAAAAATTTCATAATGTAACTGCTGCCAATGCTCAGGGTTATTATTATACTTCTGAATTAAATGAATCTTATTTTAAACCTAACGGCATCTGTTCATTGATGGATGTTCCTATATGGCTGGAAGGGGAATTAGTGGGAGTACTTTGCCATGAAACATTCAAAACTAGACACTGGAAATTTGAAGAGCAGGATTTTGTAGCTTCACTTGCAAATTTAATATCTTTAGGGCTGGAAGCTTCTAAACGTAAAAAAGCAGAGGAAGATCTCAAAGCTTCACTTAAGGAAAAAGAAATTCTTATGAAGGAAATCCATCACAGGGCAAAAAACAATTTAACAATTATATCCAGTCTGTTAAATCTGCAGTCCCGCCATATCAATGATAAAGAGGCGTTAGGTGTTTTTAGAGAAAGCCAGAATAGAGCTAGATCTATGGCCTTAATCCATGAGAAGCTTTACCGGTCGGATGATTTAAGGAAAATCGATTTTGGTGAATATATTAGGAGTTTAACTATAGAACTCTTCAATTCTTACAGAGCATCTCAAGGAATCGAATTAAATATGGATATAGCTAATATAGATTTAGATATTAACACTGCAGTTCCTTTAGCTTTAATCGTAAATGAAATTGTAACTAACAGCCTGAAATACGCGTTTCCTGATAAAAAAACAGGTAATGTATCAGTACACTTTGCTAAAAATGCCGATGAAATGCAGTTAATTGTAGAAGACAATGGTATAGGGTTCCCAGGTGACCTGGACTTTAGAAATACAAATTCATTAGGTATGCAGCTTGTAACCAGCTTAACCGATCAAATAAAAGGTAGTATTAGGCTGGAGAGAGATGAAGGAACTAAATTCATCATTGATTTTAAAGAAAAGCTTTATAATAATTGAATTTTTACATTAAATATTTTTAGATTATTTTTAACTGAAGAAATTTCATTGTAAATGATGTAAAAATTTGGAAATACAATTCAGACAGTGCTGAATGCTGTCAAAAAATGAATTTAAAATATGGTGGAAAAAGAAGTATCATATCTGGGGCATACTGGTGAGTTATACTACTGTAATGGGGATTAATTCTTCGGGATATGGCTCAAAGAAGGTTTGATTCATTAAATATTCATTATTAAAACGTATTACCCATGATTTTAAAATATTTAAACACACGAACAGTGGAAAAATGCCGTTTCTGTATTTTTCTACAGAATCTAAAAAGAAAGCTTTCTCATTATGTGTCAGTTCTTTACTAAAGTAACCCAAAGCGTGCATTAAGACATTAATATTGGCTGTATATTGGGGAGGTTCTAAAATACTGTTATGGAAAACAGTTTGATATTTCGAAATTAAATCATCAAATGTTCTTTTATCTGGATTACTAATTAGCCTTCCCATTTTTCTCATATTTTCCTGATTATGTGCCATTAAAAGCATTTTATTATTTGAATGGAATTTAATGAGTTCATTAAGGCTTCTAGATTCTTTTACTTTTCGAAAATCAGATAATATGTATAATTTGGTTAAAAAGTTTTCTCTTATTTTAAGATTTCTAAGACGGCCTTCATCTTCAACTGCAAGATATGGAAACTTTTCTAGAACTTCATTTCCAAAAAATCCAGCTCTACTTTTTGTTCTTGAATTTTCAAAACCATGATAGACTTTAACTGCTTTAATGCCGCATGAAGGAGATCTATTCTTTAAAATAAAACCATCGATGCCATTTACTTCATTCAGATATTCATCGATAAATTTTTTCATTTTATCTGTTAAATCAAGTCCCGTTGCCGGTTGATAAAGCCTTAATTCACCTTCAAGCTCAATAATTCTTATTGGATCTCTTGGTATTCCAAGACCTATTTCAACTTCAGGGCATACTGGGTAAAAATCAACATATTCATTAAGTTTTTCAACAAAATTGCTTTTAATTATAAGTCCATTATATCTACAGGCTTCAAAGCCTATACATTTACTTACAATTACCTTGGGTTTTACAAATTTTCTCAAGATATAACCTTCTACACTCAAAATAAAAAAATTAGGGTATTTTAGATATTTAAAAGGTACACTGTGTAAGTTAAGTAAGAGGCAATAGTTACCCATATTATGTAAGGTAAAAGGAGTATTCCTGCGGGTTTAGATATCCTGTAAAATGCAATGATTGTTGCAAGTATCGCTATCCATAAGAACACTATTTCAATTAGCCCTCCAAGCAACGACTGTAATCCAAAGAATATAACTGACCATAAAACGTTTAAAACAAGCTGTACTGCAAAAATAATGACTGCAATTTTAACATCTCTTCTCCAAAGACCTTTACGCCATACAAGGAAAAGTGCGATACCCATTAATATAAAAAGAGTTGTCCATACAGGTCCAAACACCCAGTTAGGCGGTGCCCAATCTGGTTTTATAATGGAGGCATACCATGTTGGTATAGAAGACATTGTGGCAATGGAGCCTATGAAACCTGCAATTAACGGAATTAATATGGATACTACCAGTTTTAAAATTTCTGATTTTTTAAGGCTTTCCATTATTTACACTCCTTAGAATTTTAATTATCTATTAATAATTATATTGTTTTTAATAATAGATAGTTTTTACTGTTTTATGGTGTACATTTTTGAATATGTACAAAAAATGAAATTAAGTTTATATGGATTTTCTTATTAGAAGGAACAGTGGAACTGAGGCAAGTTGGGCTATCATAGAAAAGATAACCAGATAAAAGATGGAGATATCATATAAAATTCCCATAGTCAAACTGCCCATAAACCAGAAAGCTCCGAAGATAGTATTAAAAACTCCATAAGCAGTCCCACGCCTTTGAACCGGTGACATTCCTGCAATTGCTGCCCTCATTATAGATTCTTGCGCCCCAAGACCTATACCCCACAAAGCTATTCCTATCAATGCTGAATAGAAACCTCCTAAAAACACAAGAGGTGCAAAGAAAGCGGAAAGAACAGCGACAACTATCATAATGGAAAGGCCTATCTTATCAAATAAGCGGCCGAAGACAAGTGCAGCAAGGGCATCTACTCCCATGGCAATAGCATAAAATACGGGAGTTAAACTGTCAGATACAATAATCGAGTTTTTGAAATGGAATGCTATGAGCGGAAAATCAACAAAACCTAATGCAATTAGAGCTACAGCAGCCATGTATATCCAGTAAACATGTTTAAATCCTTTAGTTTCAAGTTTTGGAGTTTTAATTTCCAGTTCATGGGGATTTGGATAAAGAAAACGTGACACGATCAGCACACTTAAAGCTAAAACTGCAGGTATTATGAGAAATGCAAAACTAGTCTGGTAACTACCATTTAAAAATAAAACCGCCGCAACTATGAGTGGGCCTATTATAGCTCCTATCTGATCCATTGCCTCATGTAAACCGAATCCCCATCCCTGCCCAACTTCTGAACATGCATGTGAAAGCATTACATCGCGGGCAGGAGTACGAAAAGCTTTTCCCATTCTCTCTGTAATTAAAAGAACAGCGGCAATTTCCCAGCTCCCTGCAAGTGCAAGGAGCGGTACAGCAAGTAAATTTATAAAATATCCTGTGATTGTTATTGCCCAGTATTTGCGGGTTTTATCACTTAGATATCCAGAAACAAGACGCAGGGCGTAACCAATAAATTCTCCAAAACCTGAGACAAACCCAACTACAACTGCGTTTGCCCCTAACATTGCAAGATAAGGTCCAGTTATACTTCGAGCACCTTCATATGTCATATCTGCAAGAAGGCTCACTATACCTAATAAAATAATGAATTTTAGAGCATGACCCCTTAAATTGTTTCTATCTTCAACTGGTGTTGACCCATTATTCATCAATGTTTTATTTTGCAGTTTATTTTATAAGAATATTAAGTAGATACTCCTCAAAATGAGTGCAAAGTCTTATATTTGAGCACTTTTATATAAAGTTAGCATTCCTCATATTTTGTAATTTTCATTAAATTAATGGGGGTACCTGTTGATGAATTTGATTATAATTTTAGAAAATAAAGAAAAGGAAAATATCTAGTATTTTCCAGTTTTAAATTTGAAAGTGTACACTGTTGCTAACGTGTTGCTTGCACTGTCTTTTACTGCTGATGCTGGAATGTAAACTGTGTAATAGGAATAGCTAAGTCTTTTGCTATTGGTTTTAATGTAGAGTGTGTTTCCTGAAATTGTTTTGCTGATTTTTACTGCATGTCCATACTTATCTTTAACTGTGATTTTGGACCAGTTACTGCTTATTTTAATGCTTTCACTGAATTTAACTGAAATTTTACTTGTTCTTGAAATTCCAGTAGTGCCTCTTTTTGGTGAAGTTGAAGTTATTTTAGGTGCTGTTTTATCAATAGTGTAAGTCTGTGTGTAGATTGGCGATTTGTTTCCTGCTTTATCCACTGCTATAAACTTCAAAGTAGTTGTAGATGTAACGCTTAATGGTCCTGTGTACTTGGTGCTTGAAGTAGTTGGTGTAGTCCCATTTTTAGTGTAGTAAATAGTTCCAGGTTCGCTCATTGAAATTATAATGTTCTTATTAGTATTGTATAGTCCTCCTTTGAGGTTAACACTTGCTGTAGGGGTAGTAGTGTCAATAGTGTAATTTTCAGTGTAAATTGGAGAGGTGTTACCTGCTTTATCTACTGCAATAAATTTCAACGTGGTTGTACCAGTAATGCTTATTGGTTCTGTATACTGAATACTGGCTGTAGTTGGTGCAGTTCCATTTTTAGTGTAGTAAATGATTCCGGATTCACTCATGGTTAATGTAATGTTTTTAGTAGTGTTGTATAACCTGCCCTTAATATTGGCATTTGCAGTAGGGGTTGTTTTATCAATAGTGTAAGTCTGTGTGTAGATTGGCGATTTGTTTCCTGCTTTATCCACTGCTATAAACTTCAAAGTAGTTGTAGATGTAACGCTTAATGGTCCTGTGTACTTGGTGCTTGAAGTAGTTGGTGTAGTCCCATTTTTAGTGTAGTAAATAGTTCCAGGTTCGCTTATGTATAATGTAATTTTTTTACTGGAATTGTATATTCCTCCTGTTGCATCAGCGATAGCTGTAGGTGGAATCGTATCTATAATATATTCTTGAGTATATACCTGTGAAGAGATCCCAAATTGATTTACTACAAAGTATTTTAGAGTTTTAGAAGTTGTTATGTTAATTGGACCTGTATATTTGGCACTACTTGTAGATGGTATGGTCCCATTGGTAGTGTAGTATATAGTTCCCACTTGATTTGAAGTGAGAGTAACAGTCTTTGAAGTGTTATAAATTTCGCCTTTAATATTTGCAGAAACTATCAAATCTTCAATAGCATAAAATGTACCGCCTTCGCTTCCGAAGTAGAGTGTTCCATCTTTTGCAATAGCTGGGGATGAATCTATTGAAAAGTCAGTGTGATATAACCACTTGAACGTACCGTTAGGATTAAGGGCGTATAAAATACCATTAGGCATTGCACCATCATCTGCAACATATATAGTCCCGTCTGCCCCTATGGTTGGGGAAGGATCTAGAGGTCCTTGAGTAGTGTAATTCCATTTTTGTGTTCCATTACTGTCTAAAGCATACAAAACACCATATGGTTCATAAGTGATTGAGTTATGGTAAGTAACTCCCACATAGATGGTTCCATTGCTACTAATTGCAGATGGTGAATTTATCATGCCATTAAATGATTTACTCCATTTTTTGGCTCCATTAGAATTGATAGCATATAAAACTGCATAGTTTGTATCAGTATCATAGTCATAATGTTGACTTGTAATATATATTGTTCCATCTGATCCAATAGTTGGAGAT
This genomic window from Methanobacterium veterum contains:
- a CDS encoding histidine kinase dimerization/phosphoacceptor domain -containing protein; amino-acid sequence: MLAYLLFLEFGYRQAETYYVANLWYIGSFIWIISASLILHVVLVVTDRLNSENKLKILSLVYVPSIIVSIYFIISNLTSVNMVREYWGWTYSVQLNPLLFGLSDLWLTALIVTSLVLAYLHYRKSDTEERKLAKYLILGLSFTMAIGIATDVMSSFSIKIPETFYTAAVLGIALLCYGIVRYRLPQLTPAMAADEIVSAMSNFSVLIDNENRIKNVNSIGLKLLGYGKSEIYGKDMKMIFSEDLSAFKVYKATENCISNFETIMRAKDGKAIPVLMSIAPISYSSHKLGILCVGSDITKIRQKELHKNLLTQQIIERQETLLDLSQKDLSNMPEGLQKITEASFKTINVDRVSIWLFDFDKTKIICQDCYNGKSHDQGLILEAAKYPRYFEAMKKFHNVTAANAQGYYYTSELNESYFKPNGICSLMDVPIWLEGELVGVLCHETFKTRHWKFEEQDFVASLANLISLGLEASKRKKAEEDLKASLKEKEILMKEIHHRAKNNLTIISSLLNLQSRHINDKEALGVFRESQNRARSMALIHEKLYRSDDLRKIDFGEYIRSLTIELFNSYRASQGIELNMDIANIDLDINTAVPLALIVNEIVTNSLKYAFPDKKTGNVSVHFAKNADEMQLIVEDNGIGFPGDLDFRNTNSLGMQLVTSLTDQIKGSIRLERDEGTKFIIDFKEKLYNN
- a CDS encoding YbgA family protein — protein: MRKFVKPKVIVSKCIGFEACRYNGLIIKSNFVEKLNEYVDFYPVCPEVEIGLGIPRDPIRIIELEGELRLYQPATGLDLTDKMKKFIDEYLNEVNGIDGFILKNRSPSCGIKAVKVYHGFENSRTKSRAGFFGNEVLEKFPYLAVEDEGRLRNLKIRENFLTKLYILSDFRKVKESRSLNELIKFHSNNKMLLMAHNQENMRKMGRLISNPDKRTFDDLISKYQTVFHNSILEPPQYTANINVLMHALGYFSKELTHNEKAFFLDSVEKYRNGIFPLFVCLNILKSWVIRFNNEYLMNQTFFEPYPEELIPITVV
- a CDS encoding TspO/MBR family protein, which codes for MESLKKSEILKLVVSILIPLIAGFIGSIATMSSIPTWYASIIKPDWAPPNWVFGPVWTTLFILMGIALFLVWRKGLWRRDVKIAVIIFAVQLVLNVLWSVIFFGLQSLLGGLIEIVFLWIAILATIIAFYRISKPAGILLLPYIIWVTIASYLTYTVYLLNI
- a CDS encoding MFS transporter yields the protein MNNGSTPVEDRNNLRGHALKFIILLGIVSLLADMTYEGARSITGPYLAMLGANAVVVGFVSGFGEFIGYALRLVSGYLSDKTRKYWAITITGYFINLLAVPLLALAGSWEIAAVLLITERMGKAFRTPARDVMLSHACSEVGQGWGFGLHEAMDQIGAIIGPLIVAAVLFLNGSYQTSFAFLIIPAVLALSVLIVSRFLYPNPHELEIKTPKLETKGFKHVYWIYMAAVALIALGFVDFPLIAFHFKNSIIVSDSLTPVFYAIAMGVDALAALVFGRLFDKIGLSIMIVVAVLSAFFAPLVFLGGFYSALIGIALWGIGLGAQESIMRAAIAGMSPVQRRGTAYGVFNTIFGAFWFMGSLTMGILYDISIFYLVIFSMIAQLASVPLFLLIRKSI
- a CDS encoding chitobiase/beta-hexosaminidase C-terminal domain-containing protein gives rise to the protein MKKQVIFLILALSFSVVICSTASATSLTNSSQPKYQHDTQNTGQSQYNGPSTNTTKWINNLTNDYLFSPVTGSDGTIYIGGYTGLYALNPNGTVKWHNDTINTHSSPAIGADGTIYIGSNYYNETTYESGGILYALNPNGTKKWAYAITNSSIESSSPTIGNDGTIYIGGQNYDSDTDTITGFLYAINPNGTKKWSYETNGGIESSPAIGLNGIIYIGSGYYDAYNDIDYGYLYAINPNGTKKWVYSITNVNLEYSSPTIGSDGTIYITSQHYDYDTDTNYAVLYAINSNGAKKWSKSFNGMINSPSAISSNGTIYVGVTYHNSITYEPYGVLYALDSNGTQKWNYTTQGPLDPSPTIGADGTIYVADDGAMPNGILYALNPNGTFKWLYHTDFSIDSSPAIAKDGTLYFGSEGGTFYAIEDLIVSANIKGEIYNTSKTVTLTSNQVGTIYYTTNGTIPSTSSAKYTGPINITTSKTLKYFVVNQFGISSQVYTQEYIIDTIPPTAIADATGGIYNSSKKITLYISEPGTIYYTKNGTTPTTSSTKYTGPLSVTSTTTLKFIAVDKAGNKSPIYTQTYTIDKTTPTANANIKGRLYNTTKNITLTMSESGIIYYTKNGTAPTTASIQYTEPISITGTTTLKFIAVDKAGNTSPIYTENYTIDTTTPTASVNLKGGLYNTNKNIIISMSEPGTIYYTKNGTTPTTSSTKYTGPLSVTSTTTLKFIAVDKAGNKSPIYTQTYTIDKTAPKITSTSPKRGTTGISRTSKISVKFSESIKISSNWSKITVKDKYGHAVKISKTISGNTLYIKTNSKRLSYSYYTVYIPASAVKDSASNTLATVYTFKFKTGKY